The Prevotella sp. E2-28 genome includes the window CCGAAGAACGAGATTGAGCAGGATCTGTCAATGGATAAGGCTGGTTGGAAGTGGTTCTCACTCTATGCAGAGCCTGCTGATGCAACACCTGCTGTCATCTTCAAGGATGCTAAGGATGCTATCAGCACACTGACCAACGGTCAGACCACTATCATCAACTGGATGGGTAACATGGTTATGAACAACTATGCTACGATGTACAAACTGAACGCAGCGAAGGCTTATGAGGAGAACTTCGTAGGTACACCAACTGATCCCGCCGCTATTGAGATTAATCTGAAGAAGAACGGTTGGTCATGGATTGGTTATCCCGTACAGGCTTCTAACTCTGTTAGCGCAGCATTTGCTGATGCAACACCTGTTGAAGGCGATATCGTGAAGAGTCAGTCTGCCTTCGCTATCTACACTGATGGCGACTGGGTGGGTAACCTCACTGCGATGGTTCCTGGCGAGGGTTACTTGTACAAGTCAGAAGCTACTACTGACAAGACCTTCCACTTCCAGAAGCCTGCCGTAAGCGGTAAGCGTAGTGCTAAGGCAACCTCTAACCTCTCACCTCTCACCTCTCACTTCAAAGAAAACATGACGATGATTGCTGTCGTGATGAATGGTGACGAGATTGTAGAGAATGCAGAGGTAAGTGTATTCGCAGGTGCCGAGCTTTGCGGATTGTCAACTAAGGCTGTGAAGGATGGTAAGCACTTCCTGACCATCGGTGGTGAGGACGCTGAGCTGCTGACCTACGTGGTGAAGACCGCTGAAGGTGAGTACCTGCTGCAGCAGAGTGACATCTTCCAGAAGGATGTGATGAAGGGCTCAATGACTCAGCCTTACGTGCTGCAACTGGCAGAGACAACGGCTATCGACATGGCACAGATGTCAAATATCAAGAGCATCCAGCTGATTGACGCTAGTGGCCGTACGATAGGTACGAGCGAGAAGCTTTATACGAAGGACGACCTGAAGCAGCTGCCCGCTGGTGTTTACTTCCAGCAGGTAACATTGAAGAACGGTCAGACCCGCGTACAGAAGATGACAAGATAAGTCTAAGTGTTAGACTTGTCAAATAAAAAATCCGCCTTGACATCTTAGGATGTTGGGGCGGATTTTTTCATATCCTTCATTCGTTCTCTGACTTTGTAGTAGGATTGATAACTGGTGAATCCAGAAGCTTGGGCTGTCGCTTCTTTTGTGATGGCGGGGTGGGCAGCAGCATATTGGTCGTAATAGGCTAGTCGCAGGCCGTTTACGTAATTGAAGAAACCGCCATAATATTCTTGGAATGTCTTTGACACGTAAGTGCGGCTATAACCACAACCGTTTACCACGTTTTCAATCTTCAGGTGGGGATTCAAGAATGCTTGTTGCTGGTTGACGTATTCGTCAATGAATACGGCAATCTTATTGATGCGGTCATCCATGACGTTGTCACAGGTGTCATCACAGATTACTGTAGCATCTTCCTCTTCTCTTCCAGGTATGATGTCTGCTCTGCGCCAGGCAGGAATCACCGTGATGAGCAATATGATGTTCATGATAGATAAGGCAAGATTCATCCACGCCATTACCGTTGGGCTGTCTGTGATAAAGCCTGCCCAGAGAAATGGTGTGAAGACTACAGGAGCCAACCATACACGGTGAGCATAGGTGTTAGGGAAATCTTCGGGGTTAGAGTAGTTTTCGTCACTTGCCTGGCGCATCCAGCGCCATACCTGCCACATGGCCACGGCGCAGTAGAATATCATCAACACGCTAATGGCTATTACTATATATTGATAGAATTGGCCGCCCCATTGGGATGGGTGTAATATACAGCCTGGGATCCAGGCATTGATAATTAATGGAATCATTGTCAATGCCACTACGGCACCAACAAACCATGTCACGACTTTCCATTGGCTCCATTGCTTCACGCTTCCGAAGAAACAAAACAGCATCATGCCGCAATAGAAATAATAGGTTACGGGGAAATAGCATTTCCACAGCAACCATGCGTTCTCGTCGAGGGGATTTAATGCATAGGGTATAAGAACAGTAGCAAGCAAATATGTGATTGCTTGCATCTTGCGGTCAGGCCATATATAAGCATGTGATTCCTTAGGTTTATCGCATGTGTGAAACCACCTCACGGCGGAGAAAATGTAGCATGTTACAATATAAATGGTAGCAGATATGCCCCAGTAGTAGTATGCCTCTTCGATCATAGTTTTGGTTGCTTATTTATCTAATTTCGGTGCAAAATTAGGAAAAATATTGGAATTTTGTACTTTTTTACATGATTTTTTGTGTTATTTCTATGTTTCTGTTGCACCAAGGCTATTAGTTTTGTGTTATATAAATAATAATAAATAAAAATTAATAGTACCTTTGCAGCCACAAAAAGCTAAGATGCTAATCAACCATAAGCCTAAAAAAATGATGAAATCAACCTTCACCTTAACCGTTCGTATACTGATCGCCGGTCTTTTTTTGATGACTGGCATCAGTCATGCAAATGCTTGGGATAAGACTCCCGATGCCAATGGAAAGTATGACGGCGTTTATGACCGTCCGACTTATTTCCCTGAGTGGGAACAGCCTAGTGAGTGGGCCAATGCGATGTACTATCTTTGCGAAGTACAGCTTTGGAATGGTGGCCCTCAGTTGGAGAACTACGAAATCGCAGTCTATGATCAGAATAATCAGCTGAGACATTGCAGCAGAAGTATTGCAAGCGATGCACATCACTGCGTGCTGACCATTCGTGGAATAGAGGGCGATGTCTTTCATTTCCAGATTATCTATGGCGAAGATTTTTCTAGTCCAGAGATAGTTGAAGTGAAAGATGTCTCTTGTGATTTTAAAACGAATGACATTGTAGGCGATGACGCTCCCTTTGTGTTGGCAATTGGTGAGGTGCCCAGTAGTATCACGGTAAACGGTAAACTGTCAACAGTAAACCATCAGATTTATGACCTTCAAGGCCGATTGGTATCTCTTCCTTCTAAGGGCATTTATATCTCTCAAGGCAGAAAGATTATCGTGAGATAATCAGAAAACTGAATCTATCTAAACAATTATTTTATCATAATCAAAACCATTCTATTTATGGAAATAAGAAAATCTTTATTCAACTGGCTGCACATGCCATTTGGAAAGAGTGTGATGTCGTGGGTGACTATCATGCTATTTTCATTTCTAGGTGTGCAGACAGCAATGGCTGATTCGTGGCCCCAGTATATCACGGATATCATTGTACTTGGTGGTTCGGCATCAGAGGTGGAATCCTACCGAACAAAATATGAGGGGCAGGGTTACACTGTTATCAGGTTTGACCTGAATGATGGTGCCGGTGGCGACTACATCTGGCTGGCCTATAAAAAGGGCGAGCGTAATAGTACCAATGGTGGGTATATTACCGACCTGGCTCTGAGTTATAATCAGCATGGCTCTACTGCTTCATGGGGAGGCCGTACCTATTATCGTGCACCTTATGATGGTGGTTCTCACTTTAAGAACATCAATGGTAACCTGAACAGTAATGTTTCGGGTTCTGACATCCATCTGTTCTATACGAGAGCCAACTTCAGTGACAAGCGTGCCGTCAGTTCTATCACTGTCAATAATAGCAGCAGTGGTGCTGTGGGTTGGGATTGTGGTAGTACGGCTGCTGACATGAACAAGGGCGCTGGTGGTAAATATATTTACCTGCACCTTTCTACGACAACAAAGACTAACCGTCCGAAGACGGATGTTGAGGTGTATAGTAATCTGACTTACGACTGCCGTGACCAGAAACTCATTAAAACAAACGGTTCAACAGATACTGGTACATTGATGTATCGTCTGGGCAGTGGTTCGTGGACCTCAAACCCCGATCAGATTACCGCTAAGACCCCAGGAACATATACCGTTTATTATTATGTTCAGGGAAACAACTATGGTAATGATTCGCAGACGAAATCACAGAAGGTAACCCTTTCAAAGGGTGATGAATATCCTACACCTAAGAACTTCGGTGTGGCCAACCAGAATACTTATTCTAAGAAGGTCACCCTGTCATGGGAACCACAGACCACATCAAATACAAAGACCAATGGTAAGTGGTATATTTATCGTAATGGCCAGAAACTGGATGAGGTGGCTTACAAATCGTCAAAGATTACCTATACGGATGACTTGAAGGATATTGCTTACAATACCAGTTTGAAATATACGGTAGCCTTTGCTGCCGATTCGTGGTATCTGACTACACCTGCCGATGCCTTGGGTTATACGGCAGAATGTGTTTATGACTTTAAGAGTGCTTTTGCTTTCGGTACATTGACAGCCAAGGAGGAAAACGGACAGATAAAACTGAATTGGAGCCATAGTTACATCCTGGATGCCAGCGGTACCAAGATTTACACAGTCTATATCCAGCGAGCTAACGCCCCCAAGGTGGGTAAGCAGCCAGAGTGGGTTGATATTGATCATGTGGACGTTAAGAGTGACAAGACATCTACTGGCAGTTATGTGGATAAATCTACACTCCAGTCTAATCATACCTATTGGTATCGCCTGAAGTTGGATGTGGAAGATGAAACTAAGTATTGTACACAGGCTACTATCCGTTTGAATGGTTCAACCATTACGGGATTCTCTGCTTCACGTGGTAACTATAACAATGCCGTGAAACTGCAATGGACGGTGAATCAGGTGGGTAACTCTACTACTTATTTCACTATACAGCGTCGTCCTCTGGGTAGCACAAAGGATAGTGACTGGACTGACATCTATACCACTAGCGGTACTGCTGCTGACTATAGCTATGAGGACCAGACCGCTCTGCCCGGTTCGTACAACCAGTATCGTGTATTGCTCCGTGAGTATGATGACTCAAATAACTTGAGTGAGAGCGACAACAGCATGACTGATGGCTTCTCTGTGGCAACAGGTGTGGTAAGTGGTCGTGTAAGCTTTGGTTCTGGCACTGCTGTTCAGGACGTGAAAATTACTATGCGCGCCAGCAATGCCGAAGGTGAGAAAGAGAGCAACTTCCGTTCACTGCAACTGATGGGTAACGAGACCGGTATTCAGTGTATGGCAAGCGAAGATAAACTGAATGAGATGCTGAATGGCAGCTTCAGTGCCCAGATGTATGTGAAAGCCAGCAACTATAGCGGTGGTATGACGCAGAATGGTACTACCTATCAGTTGCTGAATATTAAGAACGTATTCATTGTAAATCTTAAATACGATTCTACCAACCAGCGCTATCAGGTTGGTGCTAGTGTCAATGGCACGCAGTATTGGTCTGCCGATTCTATTGGTGCCAACGACTGGAACCAGTTGAGCGTTGTTTATGACAACAAGACTGTGACATTCTATGTGGTAAATACTAAGGAAGAACTGAAGGACAGTAAGCTTACCGTTGTTCAACCTAGTTGGAAACGCAGTGGCTCTACTGCAAAATTGACTCTGGGTAATAATACAACCTTCTCTGCTACGAATTTCAAAGGACAGTTGGATGAGTTCCGTTTCTTCACAAAAGCTTTGACGAAGGATGAGATTCTGAAGAACTACAACCATACATTGGCGGGCTCAGAAAAGGAACTGGCTATTTACTGGCCTATGGACGAGGGTATCGAGAATGGTCAGCCCGTAGCTTATGACTTCAGTAAGCAAAACGGTATTAGCAACGGTAATCATGGTGAAGTAAATGGTACCGTTCTGTCACAGGCCAATGTACCCGACGAGGAGCAGTTAAGCCTGATGGCCTATACCGATGGTGATGGTAACTATACTATCCGTGGCGTGGGCTTCTCTGGTGAAGGTACCAGTTACGTGATTTCTCCGTCACTGGGCGTACATCAGTTCTCGCCTGCCAACAAGAGCCGTTTCATCAACCTGAACTCACTCGTTCATTCTGGTGTGGACTTCGAGGATATCAGCTCATTCCCTGTAAGTGGTACTGTTTTCTTCGAGCATACCAGCATTCCTGTTGCTGATGCTTATCTGTACGTTGACGGTGTGATGGCATCAAAGGACGGCGAGCCTGTGATGACTGATGCCAATGGTAACTTCTTGATTGATGTGCCCATTGGTGACCACTTTGTACAGGTAAAGAAGAATGGTCATACATTCCTGAATGGAGGTCGTTATCCAAACGATCCTAATAATGTAGGTACGCGCGTATCTTTCGATGGCGCTGTAGAGAACCTGACCTTCTATGATAACACTTTGGTGATGGTGGCAGGTCGTGTAGCAGGTGGTGATATTGAATATGAGAAGCCACTGGGTCTCTATCAGGGCGTAAATAATATCGGTCAGGCAACCTTGCGTCTGAGTCTTGAGAATGAGAACATCGGACAGTTGAACGTTGCTGATCCAGATCCTAACAGTACCGTTTCAAGTACTGATCCTAACCCCAATGACCGCATCTTTGATACACAGTTTGGTACGGCTTCTGTTCCTGGAATGAAGAACTACATCACTGTAACAACTGATGCTGCTACGGGTGAGTGGGCTGCTTTGTTGCCCCCATTGCGTTATGTCATCAAGGAGTTGAGCATTCCTTCTAACAATAAGATTACGAAGAGCGACTTCTCACTGCCTACCATTGATGCCAGCAACCCCAGCATCGTTTATTCTGACTCTGTAGAAAACGGTACTGATGGCTATGTAAGGTTTGAATATCAGGCCAGTGCTAAGTTGGAGTATCGTTCTGAATCTACTATCGAGTTGAAGGAACATGAGAATGGTGCCTTTGGTATTGAAAGTCTTAAAGTGAAAGACTTGAATGGCAAGGAGCATGATGTGAAGATCTTTACCGAGAAGGGTGATGGTAGCATTGACTATGCTTTCGATTATCCCGTTTATAAAGAACTCGATACTTATACCTACGATCTCTACGCTTGCGAACGTTATGAGAACAAGGATGATGCACAGAATATCGTAGTGGACGAGGTACCTCTCGCAGGCAGCAAGGTAACTATTAAGAACCAATACGCTTCTACCACCTCTGTTCTGTTTAGCGGTGAGGTACACGAAATGAAGGACGATGTACTGGAACTCGATTCTGCCGGTCGTGCTACTTATCAGTTCACTGTAGGTTATCCTAACATTCAGCAGCCTTATACACGTGGTCTGTCAATTACGTATGAGATTGGCGGTATCGAGAAGAGCTGGAGTGGTAATGGCACATTCAAGGCCATCGTATTGGGCGGTCTGCCTACTGGTAACAACTTCGTAACTGAAGGACCTGATGAAATTCTGATGGTGCTGCGCGATCCTCCTGGAACAGGTTCTTCTGCAACATGGAGCAAGGGCTCTTCTGTAGCGACATCTAAGAGCCGTACCGTAGAACCTCACTCTGAGACCTCTATCAATACAACCATCTATGCTGGCGTAGAGCAGGCAACTGCCGAGGGTATTGGCTTCATGGTGATTCAGGATCTGGAGAGTAAGGTGAATATTGAGGCTGGTGCAGAGATTAATGCCAAGTGGGCTAACACCGCTGGTACCACAACAACAGTAACTGCTACCCGTGATATCTCTACCAGTGGCGAGTCTGACTTTGTTGGTGCCGTTGGTGACGTGTTCATCGGTTCTTCAAAGAATATTATCTTTGGTGCTTGTAACTCTGTTGACATTCGCTGGGATGAGGTGAATAATAAGCCAAATCTGAGCATGGAAGAGGCACTTGCTACTGGTGATCAGTTTACAACTGGTTTTGCTTATACACAGAATTATATTACAGGTGTTCTGATTCCTAATTTCATCAGCCTGCGTAATGGTTTGCTCCGTAAGGTCAGCAACATCTCAAGTGTTGCACGTCCTAAGAAGGGTGAAGATCCTATCTACGTGACTACACTGAGTGAAGATGATGAGAACTTCGGAACAAGTAATAATGATGAAGATGTATGGGGCGATGACGCTGTTACGTTTGATAAACTGAAGGATGGCGTCTATGCTGGTCCTTCTTATACGATGATTCTGCCTGAGGATTACGAGAAGAATAACTACCAGGATAAGGTGAACTTCTATAACCTGCAGATCTCTAAGTGGGAGAATGAGCTTCGCAAGAATGAGGAGGCTAAGGTAACCGCTATCCAGAACAGCTCTAAGTATCTGAAGGAGAACCATTCGTTCGACGCTGGCTCATCAATCACAGTGACCACCACCAATGAGAAGACTAAGACTACTAAGAACGAGGAAGAACAGGAAATCAATGCTATCATTGGTTTGGAGACTGGATTCCGCTTTACTGGTGTAGGCTTGGGCGTACATGTTGAGGAAAAGATTGGTGTGACCATTACTGAGGAACAGGAGAAAGAGGAGACAACAACACTGACTACCACCTATTCACTTGTTGAGGATGGTGATGATGACTATCTGACAGTTGACGTGTTTGATGCTCCTGATGGCTTCGGTCCGATCTTCTATACTCGTGGCGGTGCAACTTGCTGTCCTTATGAGGATGAGGTTGTTACTGAGTATTACAAGCCCGGAACCGTGATCTCTGAGAAGACCGTGCAGATTGAGAAGCCTGAGATTGAAGCTCAGTCACAGCTCATCACAGGTATTCCTGCAGGTGGAAAGGGTACACTGACCATGGCTATCCGCAATAATTCGGATACGAAGGAGGACTGCTGGTATAATATTAATGTAGTACCTGAGTCTAACCCCGATGGTTTGGTAGTATTGATGGACGGTCTGAATGTTACCACAGGACGTGCTATCATGGTACGTGCTGGTGAGACTATGTACAAGACCTTCACCGTTGAGCAGTCAAATCCTGACGTCTTGAACTATAAGAATGTGAAGGTACGTATCGCTTCACAGTGTCAGCCTGATGATACTGGTGTATTCCCCGAGATCGCCGATACAACGGAGTTCTCAGTGTTCTTCCAGCCTGCTTGCTCTGATATCAAGTTGGCCTCTACACACACTTTGGTGAATACCGATACTGAGACAGCTGTGAAACTGAGCATCAGCGGTTATAACTACTCTATGGCTTCTTTGCAAGGCATCCGTTTGCAGTATAAGTCTCTGAACGATGCTGACTTTACCACACTGCAGGAATATGCTAAGGATGCAGACCGTGTAGCTAAGGATAAGAACTTGCTGCTGTTGCCTGCTCTTGAGGGCACTAACACACTTGACTATATTGTTGACCTTCGCGATAAGACTCGTTTCTCTGACAAGTCGTATGTGTTCCGTGCAGTAACTGTATGCTTGCAGGGTGGCGTGGAAGTAAATAATGAGAGTGACGAGATTACCATTACACGTGATATGTCTCGTCCAATGTTGATTGCTACGCCTACACCATCAGGTGGCGTATTGGGCATCGGTGATGACCTCATGGTTACTTTCAACGAGGATATCCAGGGTTCTATTCTGAATAGCAACGATAACTTCACTGTTGCTGGTATACTGAATGAGTCAGAGGTTACTCATGACGTGGCTCTGAGCCTGACAGGCGATAATGCCGTTAAGACAGAGACTACGATGGACCTCAACGGAAAGTCGTTCAGCACAAGCATGTGGGTGAACTACAGTAATGACGGTCGTCTGTTGCAGCATGGCACTAATGATAACCACTTCACTGTTAGCATAGAGAATGGAAAACTGGTAGTTGCTGTCAATAACAGCAAGGCTACTTCTACTGTGGCTCTGCCTAAGGATAAGTGGATGTATCTGAACGTGAGCTACGATGCTGAGAATGGTACCGTTAGCGCAGGTTATGCTCAGGATGCTTCAACTGTTTCACTGATCACTAAGGAGGAGGTTGGAACTTATCAGGGCAATGGTCCTGTTGCTCTGGGTGGTAATAACCTGACTGCAAAGGTTCAGGAACTGGCTATCTGGAACGATAGTCGTTCTATGGCTCAGGCTCAGGCTGACATGTACACCACAAAGAGCCAATATACTAGCGGACTTCTGGGCTACTGGCCTTTGGATGAGGGTCATGGTGATGTAGCTACTGATAAGGCTCGTAGTCGCAGCATGACTCTGCCTAGCACAAATGCTTGGTGGATCAATGGTGACAACTATGCTGTTGTACTTGATGGTACTAAGGCTGCTACTGCAGATATCTCAACTCTGAACACGACAGATTCTGAGGATTACCTTGTTGAGGCTTGGTTCAAGGCTGATGCTGAGCAGAATGGCGTAGCTTCAGTGCTGAGCACACAGGTAATGGATCTGCGTCTGAATGCAAAGGGCGAGATGGAAATCGAGCTCAGTGGTTCTACCGCTGAGGTGGTGAACAAAGACCTGCGCGACGGTCAGTGGCACCATGTAGCTCTGAACGTGCTGAAGGGCACTAACGGTTCAGGTATTATCTACGTTGACGGACAGCAGTGTAAGACACTTGCCGCTTCAACGATGCCAGCTCTGTATGGTGATAAACTGATGCTGGGTGCTCATCGCAAGAGCATTGACGGTCAGGGTCTCTATACTTACGACCAGATGCTGAAGGGTGCCATCGATGAGGTACGTATCTGGAAGGGACGTCGTACTGCTGATGTGATTAAGAATAATATGTACGCACGTGTAAAGGCCGATGAGGCTGGTCTGGTGGCTTACTATCCTATGGAGCGCATCTCTCTGGATGAATACCGTCAGCTCGTTACCACCAGTACGCTGGCAAGCGCTGCAGGCGAGGCTGCCGAACTGAGCTTCTTTACTACTGGTGCTGCATCAACTACAGGTACTACCAGCAAGGATAATACCGCAGCTCTGAAGCAGGCTCCTACGCTGACGAATGTTCAGTTCAACTTCGTGGCTAGTGAGCGTCAGATCAAGGTGAACCTGACAGAGCAGCCCTACAAGTTGGAAGGTTGCAATGTCTCTGTAACGATTAAGAATGTGAAAGACGTTCATGGTAATGCCTGCGACCCAATTACTTGGAGTGTATATGTACAGCAGAACAACCTGAAGTGGCAGGAACAGGAAATTGCGGTAACCAAGGCTGGTAATGAGGAAAAGACCTTCACGGCTACTATTGAGAACCGCGGTTCACAGACTGAGACCTGGAGCTTGAGTGGTATGCCTGAATGGCTCTCTACCGATGAGCTGGGTAGCACCTTGTCACCTCTGACTTCAAAGACCTTGGCATTCACAGTTTCTGATGGTCTGCCCATCGGTACTTACGAGACCACCGTTTATCTGACTGGTTCTCAGAGTATCGCAACTCCTCTGAATATCACCGTTGTATCTGAAGGCGAGGCTCCCAACTGGGTTGCTACTCCTGGCGAGAACACGATGACCGTAGTCGGCGTGCTGACCATCGACGGCGTACAGAGCAGTGATACAAAGGATATGGTAGCCGCCTTCCGTGGTACGGAGTGTGTTGGCGTAGCCCAGCCTAAGTACTTCAGCCGCTACGATGCCTACATGGTGATGATGACCGTTTACGGTAAGGATGAGGCAGCCCTGACCTATAAGGCTTACGATGCTTCTACAGGCACCATCTATCCTTCAGTGAGCGTCAGCAACGCAAGCGCCAATACCTTCGTTGCCGATAAGTCAGTAGGCACACTGAATACACCTGTGGTGTTCGTTCCCCTGAACGAGATTGAGCAGGATCTGTCACTCGACCGCGCTGGCTGGAAGTGGTTCTCACTGTATGCACAGCCAAAGGATAACAAGCCTAGCGTAGTGTTCAAGGATGTGAAGGATGCAATCCAGACCCTGACCGACGGTACAAACACGCTGATTAAGTGGAACGGTGGTTTGACAAGCTTCGCTTACAACAAGATGTACAAGCTGAACGCTACCTCTGCCTTCGTAGAGACAATGGTAGGTGAGCCTACAGTAGCCGCTGATGTTGACATCACCCTGAATAGTGGCTGGAACTGGATCGGTTATCCTTGTCAGGCTGCAAACTCTCTGAATGCTGCCTTCGCTAGCGCAGAGCCTCAGGATGGTGATATCGTGAAGAACCAGACTGCCTTCGCTATCTACACCGAGGGCGAATGGGTCGGCTCTCTGACCTCTGTACAGCCTGGTGACGGTTATATGTATAGCAATACCGCAGCTAAGAAGACGTTCAACTTCCCGAAGCCTGCCGTAAGCGGTAAGCGTAGCGCTAATATCACCTCTAACCTCTCACTCCTCACCTCAAACTTCAAGGACAACATGACGATGATTGCTGTTGTGATGAATGGTGACGAGATTGTAGAGAATGCTGAGGTAAGCGTATTCGCAGGTGCTGAGCTTTGCGGATTGTCAACAGCAACCGTAAACGGTAAACACTTCCTGACCATCGGTGGTGAGGGCGCTGAGCAGCTGACCTACGTGGTGAAGACCGCTGAAGGTGAGTACCTGTTGCAGCAGAGTGACATCTTCCAGAAGGATGTGATGAAGGGCTCAATGGCTCAGCCTTACGTGCTGCAGCTGGCAGAGACCACGGCTATCGACATGGCACAGATGTCAAATATCAAGAGCATCCAGCTGATTGACGCTAGTGGCCGTACGATAGGTACGAGCGAGAAGCTTTATACAAAGGACGACCTGAAGCAGCTGCCCGCTGGTGTTTACTTCCAGCAGGTAACATTGAAGAACGGTCAGACCCGCGTACAGAAGATGACTCGATAATATCAATATCTGAAAATAAAAATCCCCGCTGGTCACTATGACAGCGGGGATTTTTTATTGTAAAAAATAGCACTAATAGCACTCACCCTTTATTTATCGGCATTTCAGTAGTGATATTATATGTGATGTTAGTGATATTTGAGAGGGAAGTAGTGATATTTAGAGGGTATTTCGACATATTATATAGGTCATAAACAGCCTACTTATGAAATTATCTCTTAGACTTACGGAAATAACTCTTAGGCTTATGAAATCTGACGCAACTTATTTTCTGCCTGTTCCTCCACAAGACGTACAGAGTCCTGTGAAATTGCATACGTTACATTTTGATAATCCCTTGTAGCCAAAGGAATTTGTGACCATCTTGCTTCCATGGCATGCACTACATAAGCCAGTGCCATGGCAAACGGAGCAACGGCGTTGATGCTGTTGGTTATATGTCCCTCCGTAGTTTACGCTATTATTGTTGTAATTACCTCCATTTGTGAGAGGTGTGCTAAAGATTTTACCTGTATACAGATTCCTGGTATCTCCCTTGTCAAAATACATGACCGTAATATCAGTGGGAGCTTGCACGACAAGGCGAATCATACCTTGGTCGGTTACCAAATAGAACGCTTGGCCATTACCATATCTGCGGCCACTTTCTCCATAGATTGTCACATAATTAACAAAAGGTGAAACCTCATTGGTTGAACTTCTAATAAAAGCCTGTTCGTAAATTGTGTAATTCTCCAAAAAGGTCTGTCCACAGCCTGTAATGCTGGTGAGGTTGCGAACGACACCAGTACACGTATAGGTTCCTTGAAAAAGTAAATTTCCATATTGTGAACTGGATGTAGTCTGCGCAACTAAGGTACTCGAGCCTAAAATTATAGACAATAGGCAAAAAATAATTCTTGTTTTCATAATTTGATTTTTTAGTTTGTAGTAACATAGACTTTACGTTTGCAAATATATTAAAAAAGAATTGAATATCAAAGAATTAGTTGATGAAATCATTTGTAACGATGTTTTTTTATTTGTCGTACACCAATAAGAATAAAAAAATATCAGTCAAATGATGCATTATTGGATTTAAATTCCTATATTTGCACCAACAACTTTGCACCCGATAGTTCCAATTATATAATAACGATGGGCAATAAGAAAAGTTTCCTCCTGCTGCATACCTGCGACCCGATGTTATGGAAAGCTGTAGAGACGTGTCTGCGCACAAGATATCCAGAGGCGGAGATCCGTAAGGGGAAGAAGAATGAATCCTTTGTGTTGAAACGCTCCTCAAATGAGAGACTGAGAATTCGCATCAGTGTCAATCGTGAGGAGAACACGACGCGTTTCACTTTTTCATATCTGCATTGG containing:
- a CDS encoding AraC family transcriptional regulator, yielding MIEEAYYYWGISATIYIVTCYIFSAVRWFHTCDKPKESHAYIWPDRKMQAITYLLATVLIPYALNPLDENAWLLWKCYFPVTYYFYCGMMLFCFFGSVKQWSQWKVVTWFVGAVVALTMIPLIINAWIPGCILHPSQWGGQFYQYIVIAISVLMIFYCAVAMWQVWRWMRQASDENYSNPEDFPNTYAHRVWLAPVVFTPFLWAGFITDSPTVMAWMNLALSIMNIILLITVIPAWRRADIIPGREEEDATVICDDTCDNVMDDRINKIAVFIDEYVNQQQAFLNPHLKIENVVNGCGYSRTYVSKTFQEYYGGFFNYVNGLRLAYYDQYAAAHPAITKEATAQASGFTSYQSYYKVRERMKDMKKSAPTS